CACCTTCAACTTTCCCCATATTTTTTAAAGTTAGCTCTATCTTTACAGGCCATGTTTTATTCTGAATTTTCAAATCGGAATAGTCGAACTGCGTATACGACAATCCGTATCCAAACGGGAATCGGACATCTATTTTTTTCTTATCAAAGTAGCGATAACCCACAAAAATGCCTTCGCTATACTGGTTACTTACACCATCTTCCGAAAATCCTAAGCCTTTGAAAATGGAATTTTTGGGATAATCGTTTATGCTTTTCGCCCATGTAAAAGGCAACTTGCCGGAAGGCGATACTTTGCCAGTTAAAATATCGGCAATACCATTACCAATTTGCTCGCCACAATAGGGAACAAAAAGAACGGCTTTCACATCATCAATCCATGGTTCTACATCTACCGCACTTCCGGCTGTAATAACTACAATTGTATTTGAATTTACTTTTGCAACTTCCTGAATGAGCTTGTTTTGCTGCCCTGGCAAGCTGGTAGATTTTCGATCCCACCCTTCGGTTTCGTTAAAACCACTTAATCCTGCGTAAACAATAGCTATCTCTGATTCTTTTGCCTTAACCACGGCCTCTGCAATTAAGTTTTCTTCGGTTTCGTTTAAAACGGCTTCTTTATTGTTTTGGTAAAAGAACGGAGTTTGACACCCTTTTGCATAAACCACTTTTGACGTTTCCCCGAGCGCATTTACAATTCCATCAAATGGGTCAACAACTGCGTCATGAAAATAGTAGGTTCTGCCACTTCCTCCTCCCTGCAGATAGTACGCATAATTTAAATGATTTGCAGGTAGGTCTGAAAACCGTTTGGCGTTGGGACCAATAACTGAAATTGATTGTAAACAGGAAGTGTCAATGGGCAAAATTTTATTTTCGTTTTTAAGTAATACGGGCGTTTCCTGTGCAACTTTTCGGCAAAGCTGTATATGTTCTTTTGAATGTACAATGCCAGGATTTTCATAGCGTTCGCGCTTGAACAAATCCATGGTATACATTACTTTTAACACATCTTTTAACAAAGTATCAACCTGTTGCTCTTTTATTATGCCTCTTTCCACCGCTTCTAACATTGCAGTCCCATAATGTTCAGGTCGGTGCATTTCAACATTCATTCGGGCATTTACAGGCTCAACAGTATTTCGTATTCCATTTGCAAAATCGGATAAAACAAAACCATTGAATCCCCATTCTCCCCTTAAAATATCGTTTAACAAGTATTTGTTATGGCACATAAAATAACCGTTTAAGCGATTATAGGCTCCCATTATATTTAAGGCTCCACCTTTGGTAACTGCTGCTTTAAATGCCGGTAAATAGATTTCACGCAGCGTGCGTTCATCTACCTCGTTATTTATATCGAAACGATTGTGTTCCTGGTTGTTTGCCACAAAATGTTTTGGACCACAAACAATACCGTTTGATTGCATGGCTTTTACAACACTCACTCCCATTTGTGTAGTAAGAAATGGATCTTCTGAAAAACTCTCCCAGTTTCTTCCACCAAGCGGATGCCTGATAATATTTAGAGTTGGTCCCAGATTTAAGTCTTGCCCCAACGCCCGCATTTCTTTAGCAATTGCACCACCTACTTCAGAATACAAATCAGGGTTCCATGAGCATCCCATTGCTATTGGTGTACAAAAATAGGTAGCATGTATGCTGGTATCCCGGCCCGACCTAACTCCTGTAATTCCATGCCCCATATAAAGAGGAGGTATGCCAAATTCTTTGTTTCCTTTAATTCCAAAAAATTGAATATCTAAATCTCCGAATTCACTATTTCCACCTCCCATTCCATGTAACAATCCCACTTTATCTTTTAGAGGAAGTATGGAAATCAGGCTATCAGCAAATTGTTCTGACTTTATAAAATTATTGGTTTTTTGACTTCCAGTCTGACTGCTACAACCATATAAGAATGAAATCCATATGATGGCAATTAATACGGTGTTTTTCTTTAAAATTAATTTCATAATTGAAGTAATCGAAATAATATTGAGACCAATAAAATTTATTATTATTAGTTCCTCCATGTGAAAAAATAAAGTGTAAATCCCCTGCCTGCTTTAATAAGCAGGGGATTTACAACTAAACTAAACTTTATGAAGAGTTCGATTAAAATCCAGGATTTTGATCCTCCGGGTTTATTGCAGTATTATTAACAATTTCGCCAACAGGAATTGGGAACAATAAATTTTTTGGGTTCCAAACAATACTCGATTGTTCAAATTTATCTGCTGGTAAGGAAGGAACAAATTCATTGAACATGTATTCGTAATAAGTTGTACCATTTGCCCTTTTCATCCGAAGCAAGTCAAACCATCGTTGACCTTCTCCAATTAATTCAGCACCACGTTCATTAAAAACCGCATCTCTGAATTCATCTTTCGATAATCCAGGAGTTAAATCGGCAGGTGTTGTACGTGTTATTCCATCAGCATTACGCGCCCTTTTTCTCACCTGATTAAAGGCATCGTACGCTTCAGCAGTTAAACCAAGTTCATTTGCAGCTTCTGCTTTTATTAGCAATACTTCAGCATAGCGGATGATATTCAGGTCATTTTCATGATTTCTGGTATCATATCCATCAGGATCAATATATTTACCAATATAGGCTCCTTTTTTATGAATTCCTCCAGCGCTTGGATTAGGATATGATGTGAATATTTTACCATTATCTCCTGTCCATTCCGTAAAGAAAGTTTTTTCAGCTCTGTAGTCACCTTCATACTGCCCTGTAGTATATATATCATAAAAGTAGGGTTGGATTTGAAGATGACTTGTTCCCGCTCCTTTCGGATGACCAGTTAATCCTCTGGCAGAATTAGGCAACATACGTAAAGCAAATTCGCTTCCTATTGAACGGGCTAGTGATTCAAGTCCGTCACGGGCAAACTTAACAGCAAAAATTACCTCTTGCCCATTTTGTTTTTCCTTGTTGACGTCCCAAAGGTCACCAAAATCTGCTACCAACGAATATTCACCTGAATTAATAACCTGATCAGCATATTCTTTTGCTTCAGTCCAGTCACCATGAGTTAAATAAGCTAATGCCAATAGTGCCTGAGCAGATCCTTTTGTTGCACGTCCATATTCTGCTGTAGGTTGTTCACTTGCAACCGGCATTAATTGAATTGCCATTTTAAGATCCTCAAAAATTTGTTGATAAACCTCTTCTTTCGAAGCTCTTGGTGTATGAAGATCAGAATCGTCAAGTGTTGCTTTCAACTTAAGTGGTACACCTCCATAACTACGAACAAGATTTAAATAACTTAAGGCTCTTAAAAAATAAGCTTCACCAGTAATTCTGTTTTTTACTGCTTCATTTATTTCCATCTGAGGTACATATTCCAAAACCAGGTTGCTGTTGTTAACAACATGGTAAATACTGTTCCAGCTATTTCTTAGATAGTTAGATGAAGAAGAGTAAGTTTTCTTTGAATATTGACTATATTCATCATTTTTGGTACTAAATATGGCATCAGAGGATAGTAAGATTGGTGCTGAGTAGCTATACTTATAATAAGCGAAAGATGTTAATTCTGAATAGGCTCCATTAATGGCAGCATGTGCATCAGCTTCAGTCTTATAAAAAGTTTCCGGAGTAAATCGGTCAACTACCAGCTCTTCCAATTCACACGATGTGGTTAGAATGAAAAGGCTTAAGATTAAATATGTTATTTTATTTTTCATTTTCTTCAAATTTAAAATTCTACGTTTACGCCAAATGAATAGGTACGTGGCTGTGGAAACACACCAAAATCAACTCCTGGTTCAAGTGCACTGTTTGTGGCGCTGGCTTCAGGATCATATCCACTATAATTGGTTATTGTTATAAGATTTGTAGCAGTAACAGATAGCCTGATATTGCTAATTGCATTACTTTTTATTGGAACATTATATCCAAAATTTAAATTCTTTAATCGTATATAAGAAGCATCTTCAACTATTCGATCGGTTACTTGATTTTTAAACATAGCTTGATCGCTTCTTGCTCGTGAAAAGGTAGTACTTGTACCCTCTCCCTGCCAACGATTATCCCATGCCTCCTGGCTTACATTCTTTCCATTTCCATCGGCGAGCGCATTGATTACGTAGGCATTTAAATTTATCATGTTATTACCCTGGCTTCCTTGGATGAAAATAGTTAAGTCAAAGTTCTTCCATGAAAGATTGTTGGTTACCCCAAAAATAAAATCTGGTGTAGCGTTTCCAATAATAATCCTGTCTTCAGGAGTAATCTTCCCATCACCAATTGGATTACCTTCTTCATCAAAAGCTCCGGCTATATCTACAAATCTGTAATCACCAGGAACTGCATCAGGTTCAACACCAGCAGCTACTTCCTCTTGATTCTGGTAAATTCCGTCAGTTTTAAATCCATAAAAGGCACCCACCGAGCTACCAACCTGTGCAATATGCATTGGCTGGTTTAAGGCAATTGAGCCAGCAGTAATCCATTTTTGACCATAAATTGCATCTAAATCTCCCAGGTCAAGAACTTCATTTCGATAAGCTGATATGTTACCAGAAATACTCCATTTAAATTGATTAACTAAAATATCTGCGCCCAATTCCAGTTCAAAACCTTTGTTTTCAACTTCTCCTTTATTTGTCCAGTAACTTGGATATCCGGTTGATTCAGGTAAAGATAAATTAACCAATAAGTCTTTTGTCAATTTTTGGTAGTAGTCAAAAGACATACGCAACCTATTTTCAAAAAGTCCAAGGTCAAAACCAATATCGTATTGTGATGTTGTTTCCCATTTTAAATTCGGATTTCCAAAGTTTCCATCGGCAAGGGATGCATTTCCTACAATACCAGTGCTAAATACACCATTGTTTGGATAATATTTTACAGCCAGATTAGTTTTGGTTTGTAGTGGGCTTACTGCTTGATTACCAGTTAAACCGTAACTGGCGCGTAGTTTCAAGTTTGAAACCGGTTCAACATCTTTTAAAAACGATTCCTCGCTAACTCTCCACGCTACTGCACCAGATGGGAAAAAAGCCCATTTATTAGCACCCAGACGTGTGCTTCCATCCGCTCTTCCTGTTAATGTAAAAATGTATTTATTATCCACCGTATAATTGATTCTGGTTAAATAAGATGCCAGAGCCCATTTGATATTTTGTGTTTTAGTGGGAGCAGTACTGCCAGCACCTTGTAAATAATTGTATGATAGGTTATCATTAATAAATCCACTGGCTTCATTTCGCATAAGCATGGTTTCCCACTCTTGCCATGTATAACCAACTACCGCATTGATTCTATGATTATTAATTTTTTTATTAAAAGAAAGAAGCTGTTCTGTCAAATAACTTGTTTGTCTGTTATCTGTTCTTGCGGCAAATCCACCAACCAACGAACCTTTATATGTACCAGCAGGTTCGTATACCTGTCTCACAATATAGTTATTGTTAATACCAAAAGATGACTTAAATTTTAACCCTTCAATAATTTCATATTCCCCCTGAATTTGTCCCGTAAATGTTTGTACGTTTAAATGGTCTTCTAATTTATTTACTGTAATCAATGGATTACTTCCAAGGCTTTCATCCAACTCACCACTATCATCATAAGGGCTATCCAGCGGCTTAAACATAAGTGCAGCCAAGGTAACTGATCTTGATGGCTCCCCCCCTCTTGAAGACTGCTTTGCCATTTGGCTGTTAACATTTGAATAACTAAACTTTCCTCCAACTTTTAGTTTCTTTGTTATACTCCTATCAAGATTCATACGCAAACCATACCTATCAAACTGAGAATTTTTAATGATTCCTTCCATTGTTGTATAATTCCCGATTATTGCATAATTGGTCTTTTCATCGGCACCTGAAAAACTAAGCTGATGATCTTGTGAAATACCCGTCCCGTAAATTAAATCCTGCCAATCTGTGTTTACTCCTAAGCCAACGATTGAATCCATTTCATTTGAGGTGTATATTGGTTCTAAACCATCATTTGTTGCAGCTTCATTCCTGTATTCAAGATATTCTCTTGTCGAAAGCACGTCAATGGTTTTTGGAAGATTCGATATATCAGTGCGATAACTGTATGATACTTTCCCACCTTTTTGCCCTGATTTTGTAGTGATTATGATTACTCCATTTGCACCACGAGAACCGTATATTGCAGTTGCAGAAGCATCTTTTAATACTTCAATTGACTCAATGTCGTTAGGATTTATCATTGAAAGCGGGCTGGGATTTGTACCTTCGTCGCCACCACCAAAACTTGATTCGCTAACATCCATTGGATAACCATCGATTACAAATAATGGTTGGTTAGAACCATTTATGGAGTTACCTCCCCGAATAAGCACATTCACGGCTGAACCAGGTGCCCCACTGTTTTGGGTAATTTGTACACCGGAAGCACGTCCCTGAAGAAACTGGTCGACCGAAGTAACAGGAGTTGATCCCATTTCTTGAACACTCACTGACGCAACAGAGCCTGAGAGATCTGATTTCCTCATGGTTCCATAACCAACTGCAATTACTTCTTCCAATCCAATTGCATCGAGCTCCATAGTTACACTTACATTACTTTTCCCTGCAATATCAACTTCTTGTGTTTTCATCCCGATAAAGGAGAAAACCAAAATATTGGAAGAACTGTTAGCTTCTAATTGAAACTTTCCTTCAATAGAGGTAACAGTTCCAGTAGTTGTTCCTTTAAAAACAACATTTACTCCTGGCATGGCCTGCCCATCTCCATCTAACACAACACCACTAATGCTTCTCGTTTGGCCATTTGCCCCAATGGCTATAAAAAATGCCAAAATAAGTGCTAGTGATGATCTCAAAAAAATAGAATAGTTTTTTTTCATCGTTTCGTAATTTAGTTACATAAAATTTTCACCTGCAAATCTAGGCCTACAAAATGCAATGAGGGTTTTAGATTAGATATTTGAGGTTGGTTCTAAGATATTTATTTCAGAAAAGACTCAAACAAAGGAACTTGGAGGTTTTCCATAAAACTTTTTGAAAGAAGTACTAAAATATTTTGAATCGGAGAATCCTGTCAATTCTGCCACCTCGCTTATTGATTTTTCGCCCTGTTGTATTATTCCCATAGCCTTTTTCAACCGAATTGTTTTTATAAATTCGCTTGGAGATTGCCCGGTAAGAGCTTTCAATTTTTTATAAAGTAAGGATTCGCTAACAAACATCTCTTTGGCAAAATGATCTTTCGATAGACTATATTCCGTAATATTTTGCTCGACAAAAGCAATTGCTTTTTCAATAAACTCCTGATCTTTTTTATTCGAAAAAGTATCTTTTTCAATTTTTGTTTCGGAGAAAGCAATAAACCTCTTTTTAATTTTCTGTCTGTTTTTAAGAATATTTTCTATTCTTGCTATCAAAATGGAGGTGTCAAATGGTTTTGTTACGTAATCATCGGCACCGCTCTGTAGGCCTTTTATAATATCCTTGTTTTCGTCGAAAGCTGTTAACAATATAATTGGGATATGCGATGTTTCAAAACTAACTTTTAACTTTTCCGTAAGCTCAATTCCATTTAACTTGGGCATTCCAATATCCGAAACAATTAAATCTGGTTGCACCAATTCAACCTTTTTTAATGCGACAATACCATCTTCTGCTTCAAATGTTTGATAATGTTCCGATAAAGTATTTGCAAGGTAATTCCTGAGTTTGTCGTTATCTTCAACAATCAGAAGTTTCTCTATGCGTTTCTTCTTATTGTCAGCGGAAGTCCATTCTCTTTCAACTTTATTTTTCTCTGAACTTTTCTCAACAGTGATTTCTGCCAGGCTTACATTTTCACCGTAATGTTCTTTGCCTTTTTTGAACGAAATTACAAATTCGGTCCCCACTCCTTCTTTACTGTTGAACTGAATATTGCCTTTATGAAGTAGTACATAATTTTTAGCAAGCAACAGGCCTATACCGCTCCCAGACACTTTCGAGTTAATAGCATTCTCTCCACGGTAATACCTTTTAAACAAACTTTTTTGGGCAAGTTGTGGAATACCAATACCACTATCTTTAACAGAAATAAACCATTCCGACTGGTTTGATGAAAGTCGAAGAACTATTTCTCCGTTTTCTTTTGTGTATTTAAACGAGTTTGACAATAAATTATCCAATACTTTTTCAAGCTTAGAAATATCGATCCATTCAAAAAGAATTTTCGGTTCTACTACACACTCAAACTTTATATTTTTTTTCTCTGCTAGTTGGTTGAAATAATTAAACCTGTCATTCACCAGTTTAATTATGTTTTCCTTGGATAATACCAACTGGTTTTTACCCATATCCGACTTCTGGAAATCGAATAAATGGTTAACTGTATTTGACAGGCTTGATACATTTGAAAAAGATAAATCAAGAAGATACCTGTCTTTATCATCGAGATTTTTACTTTTTTGCAGGTCGCCAAGTGGTGCCATGGCAAGTGTTAACGGGGTTTTTATATCGTGTGCTGTATTGGTGAAAAATTGAATTTTTGCGTCGGAAAGTTTCTTCTTATCCGAAACACGCAAGTAAAGAAATATAAATACAAGTATGTTTAAGGAAATGAAAATCAATAATGCTTTCGCCCACAAAGTATCCCAGGGAGCCGGCTTAACGGTAATATTAATTAGCCGTTCGTCTATTACAGCACCTGTTCGTTTACTCAAAGCCCTTAGGCGAAACTGAAAATCTCCTTTGCCTACATTTGTATAATTGGCTCTTTTATTCAACGAAGGTATCGACCAATGTTCATCTTGTCCTTCAAGTATCCATGAATACTGAATCTCGCCTGAATTAACCGCAGAAATAGTAGTAAATCCAATTGAAAATGATGATTGATTATATCTAAGAACAAGATTTTCGGTTTGGTTAAGTGGGTTTATTAACGGCGAATTTTCATCTCTCGTATTGTATTTTTTATTATTGATTAATAGTTCTTCCAAAAAAATTGAAGCACTTTCATCCTGATACTCAACACTTGCCGGATTAAAGTAGGTAACACCATTGTAAGATCCAAAGTAGAAAACTCCGGATTGTGATTTAAATCTTGAGTTCTTATAAAAAACATCATCCGAAAGACCATCCTTTACCGAGAACACTTCAACTTCAGCATCATTGGTATTGTACCTGAACAAGCCTTTTTCAGAACTCGCCCACAGAATATTATCATCATAAGTTAAAATGGCGTAAATGTGATTTGATGGAAGCCCTTTACTTTTATCAAAATGTTCAGTAGTATTCGAACTTACGTTGAATTTTAATAAACCCAGCCCTGACGTCGCAATCCATAGTGCCTGTTTTTCTCTGTCGAAATTTAAACTGTTAACAAATATTTGCTGCGGAAAACTTTCTCCCAATTGAACTTTTTGCACAGAAAAACTTTTTGTGTTTAGAATGTAAACACCAGAAGAAGTACCCACAAATACGTTATGTTCATCTTTGGCTTGAATTGATTTTACGCCAATTAAAGAAATATATTTTATCGAATTGTTTTTTGGATTAAAAACAGCCATATCATTAAAGGTGTCTCCTGTCCAAACTCTATTCTCATTATCTTTAAATATTTCAACAATATAATCTGATTGCTTTCTATTTTTCGAGTTTTTCTCGCCGGGATTCAGGTGTCGTTTTATTCCTTCTTTTTTACTTAAAAAATAAACTCCTTTCCCATAAGATCCTGCAATTACAGTGTTTTTATCGTATTGGCAAAGCGATAGAAAAACGTTGGCCACTTGTTTGCGGTCACCAAAAAAATGAATCCATTTATTGGTTTGCTTTAACCAGCAGCTCACACCGTTATTGGTAGCGAACCATAAGTCACCATCACTATCCTCAAGTATATTGTTCACTACATTGTTCCGAAGCGAATTGGGATTATTTGTTTCATGGCGAATGGTTCCAAAATTGCCTCTAACATCACTTAAAATATTGAGTCCTCCGGTAAATGTGCTGATATAAAGGTCGCCCGAATTTGCCAAAAACAAGTCCTGAACGCCATTTCCAACTAATGTGTTGGCCTTATCCTCATTTTCGTTGTAGTTATCAAGCAATATTTTTCTTTGTCCATCAATTTTATAAACCCCTCCACCATCTGAGCCTAAATACATCTCGTTGTTTGACGATGCAACCACCTTGAAAACCGGAACTCCGGGAAGCTCAGGTATTTTATCTTTTAAATTTATAATGGATTTGGATTGCGTGTTATAGATTAACACATCTCCAGAATTTGTTCCAATCCAGATCTCATTCATCGGCTTATTCCAACAAACAGACTGCGATTGAGTCGTACTGCTGTTGTCCTCGTAATTAATTGAAACAATAGATTTAGCCGTTTCATCATGCAAATTGAATTCAAATAACTCACCTGATGCTGCAACCAGGTATTTGTCATCTGAATAAGAAGCAACCAACGATACTCTTTTTCCACTAAAATAAGTTACCTCTCTTATTTTTCTTTCATTGCTATCGTACAACCAAAGTCCGTTGCCGGTGCAAAACCAGGTATAAGTGTCAACTTTAAGATTTATTAAGGCGCCCATTTGAATAGAGTCGGACAAAGAGAAAATGCGTTGAAAATGATTGTTGCCTTCATCGAAAGAAAATATTTGCCCTTTTGATGTAAAGGCCCAAATATTTTTATTGAGGTCTGTTATTAATTTTACTATCTGAAAAGTAATTTCCCCATCATCTCCCGGGTAACCATAGTTTACTATATTTTCCCCATCAAATCGATCAATCCCAACCTTAGTAGAAACCCAAATAAAACCGTTTTTATCCTGTACAATATCATAAGCCTGATAACTGCTAAGACCTTCTTCAACACCAACATTGTAGAATTTTTGTGCTGATAAAGCCATGCTCATGAAAAGAAATATAATATAAACCAGAATTCTCATACACATCAAAAATAAAATATTTATTAAGTTTATTCTAGTCTGAATGAAAATTTGAAAATAGAATTAATCGGAATTGTATGGTTGTATCAAAAAATGACACCGTTATAAACTAGGATAATATCTTGATTTAGAATCATTGGATTATGTGTAGCCGAGACGAGCAATTAAAAAATTCAAATAGTAGAGATATCGTTACTATTTATCAGGTAGGTTTAGATATGTCTTTATATTCCTTCCTTATAATTTCTACCAAAGTATAAGGAAAAAGAGGCAAATTTCATTAACATTAGAAGAGAACAATCAATGTACAACTAATCAGCAAAAGATTTACTTTTGTTCATTACTTAGAACCACATGTTTTGAATCAACAACCATACAATCACTAATGCTACCAAGACCAAGAACCACTTTGGGATAACTACATTCTTTTTCAGTTCCTTTTCATGGTTTGCCAAAAGCCATTCAAGGCGATCGGTGTTTAATGTTGCTTTTACACCTGTTGTTTTTAGTTTTTCAAGCTGCTTGGCAATTTCCGGAGCAATATCATTAATGTTTTTACTTGTTTCTCGTAGCATGTCGATTTCGTGAATTAGAATCTCCAGTAGCTTTTGTTGCGATAATTGTTTTCTCATGGTTTAAATTCTGAATTTGTTTTTATGTGCATCTATTTGATTTCTCTGGTACTCTTTCCTGTACTGATTTCTATACCGAATATGGTGCTCGAAGTTTTGCTGAATTAGTTTCTGTAGGCGTGCAGCACTAAAGGAACGGTCTACCGAACTGGCTTTAATGGATTCTTTTCCGATATGAAATTTTAGCCCCACTACTTTACCATTCGAAGCTTGTTTTAAGTGGCAACGAATGCCAAGGTGCTGCATCATCTCAGCATATTCAAAAATATTGCGTGGGTTATGCAGTAGTACTCTGCTATGTGCTTCTTTTATCTGCGTACGAAGGCGCGTTTCTTTTTCTATTTGTATTTCTTTTGCGGTTTTAAAGCCTCTGGCTTTCACCATACTCTCGGCAATGCGTTGCGCCTTCTTGCTAATGAAATGGTCTTTGTAAGCTCTCCCGTTATAATCAATCCGGTTCACAAAAATGTGTAGGTGTTGGTGGTCCTTGTTACAATGCAGAAATGTAATCGACTGGTTTTCTTTAAGGTTCATCCTTGAAAGAAAATCATCTGAAAGATTTTTGAAATCTTGATTAGTAAGTTTGTTGCCCACCGGAATAGACGGGCTAAGCACAAACGAAATTGTATTTCGTTGGCAGCGTGCATTCAAATTTTGAAAAACCCGGAATTCTTTTGCAATTTCTTTTCCGTTTTCACCAATTACGTTGTTGCGGCTAATTTCAACTGCACCCTGTTTCTCCTTGGCATAATCGATGGCATTGGAGGCATGTGATATGCTTTTTCCTTTTCCAATCATTGTTCAAATTTTCCAAGGTGTTTTTTAATCTGCTTAATCACTTCTTCCAGTTCATACAAAATCATATCGTTTTTATGGAAGTGTTTACTTTTTATCAAATTACCGATGGATTTGAAATTCCGGTGGTAGGCGTGGAGGTTGTTGTAAACTTCCAATTCTTCCGGTGAAAACCGGAGCGTAACTTTCATGTTCATAGCAGCACGGCGCGAAAATTCGCTGGTGCTTAAACCACATTCTTTTGCTGCCAGGGCAATGGTTTTCTTTTCTGAACGGCTTACCCTAAATGAAATATATTTTGTTCTGACATTCATAATTGAAAAAATTTAGCATTAAACTTTAAATGGGATTTTTTCTTCTTTGCGAGCTTGGGAGCAAAGCAAGAGATGCCAAAAGTGCAACGTTGGCACCTCTTGAAATAGCTAACCGCTAAAGCCTATGTTGCCGCCGATTCAGCGCGGTTAGGTATTCGTTCAGGTCTTTTGTGAAACTGTAAATTGCAGACATGTCAACACTGTTCGGAAGGTCTGCCAATAACTGTTTTGTGGCTTTTTTACCTGCAAGGTCATTATCTAAATACAGTCCGACTTTAGTATATCTGGATGCAATATTTTTAATTCGGCTAACAAACGAAACAGAATTCAAAACGATAAAATCCGACTTTTTGGGTAGGTCAGAATAAAGCGAAATCAGGCTGAAGAAATCAAACATTCCTTCGGTGATTGCCAGCTTGTTATTTGCTTTAGAAAAGAAGGAAAAACCTTTTGGAGCTGCAGCATTTTTATAATATGAGTTTCGAAGCTCCCAGCCGCCGGAAACATTTTTCAATCCTATAGCAAAATAGGTTGAGTTTTTAAAAGAGTAATGAACTTGTTTTGCGTATTTCGTTACTTGCTTCGGATTAACTTTTCGTTTCACTAAATAATTAAGTAGGGCTGGATGTTGAATCGGCAAAACCTTTTCAATCCTAATTTCATCTTCCGGTTTCAACACTGCAAAAATTTTTTGCTGTTGAAAAGAGAAAGATGGAATTGTATTTTCGAGAATAGCTAATGATTCCTGTACGGTACATTGGTGTTTCATTTCAATTACCAAGTCGATAATATTTCCTCCTTTACCAAGACCGTGGTCGTACCATCGGTTCAAAATCTTCGATACTTTAAAAGATGGAGTACTTTCTTTACGAATCGGACTTAAATCCCAGGCTTCTTTGTGGTTTTCCCGGAGAGGGGAAAATCCGTTCTTTTTCAGAAATTCAATGATTGATATTTCACGAGCGGTATTGCATTGT
Above is a genomic segment from uncultured Draconibacterium sp. containing:
- a CDS encoding response regulator is translated as MSMALSAQKFYNVGVEEGLSSYQAYDIVQDKNGFIWVSTKVGIDRFDGENIVNYGYPGDDGEITFQIVKLITDLNKNIWAFTSKGQIFSFDEGNNHFQRIFSLSDSIQMGALINLKVDTYTWFCTGNGLWLYDSNERKIREVTYFSGKRVSLVASYSDDKYLVAASGELFEFNLHDETAKSIVSINYEDNSSTTQSQSVCWNKPMNEIWIGTNSGDVLIYNTQSKSIINLKDKIPELPGVPVFKVVASSNNEMYLGSDGGGVYKIDGQRKILLDNYNENEDKANTLVGNGVQDLFLANSGDLYISTFTGGLNILSDVRGNFGTIRHETNNPNSLRNNVVNNILEDSDGDLWFATNNGVSCWLKQTNKWIHFFGDRKQVANVFLSLCQYDKNTVIAGSYGKGVYFLSKKEGIKRHLNPGEKNSKNRKQSDYIVEIFKDNENRVWTGDTFNDMAVFNPKNNSIKYISLIGVKSIQAKDEHNVFVGTSSGVYILNTKSFSVQKVQLGESFPQQIFVNSLNFDREKQALWIATSGLGLLKFNVSSNTTEHFDKSKGLPSNHIYAILTYDDNILWASSEKGLFRYNTNDAEVEVFSVKDGLSDDVFYKNSRFKSQSGVFYFGSYNGVTYFNPASVEYQDESASIFLEELLINNKKYNTRDENSPLINPLNQTENLVLRYNQSSFSIGFTTISAVNSGEIQYSWILEGQDEHWSIPSLNKRANYTNVGKGDFQFRLRALSKRTGAVIDERLINITVKPAPWDTLWAKALLIFISLNILVFIFLYLRVSDKKKLSDAKIQFFTNTAHDIKTPLTLAMAPLGDLQKSKNLDDKDRYLLDLSFSNVSSLSNTVNHLFDFQKSDMGKNQLVLSKENIIKLVNDRFNYFNQLAEKKNIKFECVVEPKILFEWIDISKLEKVLDNLLSNSFKYTKENGEIVLRLSSNQSEWFISVKDSGIGIPQLAQKSLFKRYYRGENAINSKVSGSGIGLLLAKNYVLLHKGNIQFNSKEGVGTEFVISFKKGKEHYGENVSLAEITVEKSSEKNKVEREWTSADNKKKRIEKLLIVEDNDKLRNYLANTLSEHYQTFEAEDGIVALKKVELVQPDLIVSDIGMPKLNGIELTEKLKVSFETSHIPIILLTAFDENKDIIKGLQSGADDYVTKPFDTSILIARIENILKNRQKIKKRFIAFSETKIEKDTFSNKKDQEFIEKAIAFVEQNITEYSLSKDHFAKEMFVSESLLYKKLKALTGQSPSEFIKTIRLKKAMGIIQQGEKSISEVAELTGFSDSKYFSTSFKKFYGKPPSSFV
- a CDS encoding relaxase/mobilization nuclease domain-containing protein, with product MIGKGKSISHASNAIDYAKEKQGAVEISRNNVIGENGKEIAKEFRVFQNLNARCQRNTISFVLSPSIPVGNKLTNQDFKNLSDDFLSRMNLKENQSITFLHCNKDHQHLHIFVNRIDYNGRAYKDHFISKKAQRIAESMVKARGFKTAKEIQIEKETRLRTQIKEAHSRVLLHNPRNIFEYAEMMQHLGIRCHLKQASNGKVVGLKFHIGKESIKASSVDRSFSAARLQKLIQQNFEHHIRYRNQYRKEYQRNQIDAHKNKFRI
- a CDS encoding toprim domain-containing protein; the protein is MKKEKLQCNTAREISIIEFLKKNGFSPLRENHKEAWDLSPIRKESTPSFKVSKILNRWYDHGLGKGGNIIDLVIEMKHQCTVQESLAILENTIPSFSFQQQKIFAVLKPEDEIRIEKVLPIQHPALLNYLVKRKVNPKQVTKYAKQVHYSFKNSTYFAIGLKNVSGGWELRNSYYKNAAAPKGFSFFSKANNKLAITEGMFDFFSLISLYSDLPKKSDFIVLNSVSFVSRIKNIASRYTKVGLYLDNDLAGKKATKQLLADLPNSVDMSAIYSFTKDLNEYLTALNRRQHRL